One window of Papaver somniferum cultivar HN1 chromosome 9, ASM357369v1, whole genome shotgun sequence genomic DNA carries:
- the LOC113312912 gene encoding uncharacterized protein LOC113312912 — protein sequence MLDSKPCDTQVTKGARVSIHDGTKLDNASEDRTIVGSLQYLTITRPDICFGVNYVSQFMHSPTNVHFQLVKRILRYLKGTLGFGITLKKDSLYSLKAYSDSDWAGCPNRRRSTSGFAVFLGCNLISWSSKKQTTVSKSSAEAEYKCMSVASA from the coding sequence ATGCTTGACAGTAAACCTTGTGATACCCAAGTTACCAAAGGAGCTAGAGTCTCTATACATGATGGAACTAAGTTAGATAATGCTAGTGAGGATAGAACTATTGTTGGCAGTTTGCAGTACTTGACTATCACAAGACCAGATATCTGTTTCGGTGTAAATTACGTTTCTCAGTTTATGCACTCACCCACAAATGTTCATTTTCAACTAGTAAAAAGGATATTGAGATATTTGAAGGGTACATTGGGTTTTGGTATTACATTAAAGAAGGATAGTTTATATTCTTTGAAGGCCTATTCAGACTCAGATTGGGCAGGATGCCCAAATAGAAGAAGGTCAACATCAGGGTTTGCAGTATTCTTGGGTTGTAATTTGATTTCTTGGTCTTCTAAAAAGCAAACTACTGTGTCTAAGTCTTCAGCTGAAGCTGAATACAAGTGTATGTCTGTTGCTTCTGCATAA